The following nucleotide sequence is from Deinococcus aerophilus.
TGGTGGACGCAGTGTGCGCGGACCTGGCCCCGGACCTGCACGGCCGGCAGGTGACGTGGCGCGTCGCGGACCTGCCGGCCGTGCAGGCCGACGCCGGGCTGCTGCGGCAGGTGATGGCGAATCTGCTGGGCAACGCCGTGAAGTACAGCCGGGGCCGCGGGCATACGGTGATCGAGGTCCGGGCCCAGGAAACTCCCCAGGAAGTGGTGGTGGCCGTGCAGGACAACGGAGTGGGCTTTGACCCGCAGTACACCGGCAAGCTGTTCGGGGTGTTCCAGCGCCTGCACCACCACAACGAATTCGAGGGCACCGGCGTGGGGCTGGCGAACGTAAGGCGCATCGTCGAGAAGCACGGCGGGCGGGTCTGGGCCGAGGGCCGGCCCGGCGAGGGAGCCACCTTTTTCTTCAGCCTGCCCCGCGGGTAAGTCAGACTCGTCCCCGGGTCCGCTTCACGGCTGGAGCTCAGCCGCTTGACAGCCGGCTCGCCTGCCAGTACTTGAGAAAGGTCTCGATCTGGTCCAGAAAACCCTCGAAGCTCGCAGACTTCGCGAGGTAGGAGCTGGCATGCAGCGTGTAGGCCTTGCGGATGTCGTCCTGCGCGTTGGACGTGGACAGCATGACGATGGGGATGGTGCTCAGGCGCGCGTCGTCCTTCATGGCCTCGAGCACCTCGAAGCCGTTCATGCCCGGCATGTTGATGTCGAGCAGGATCACGTCGGGTTGACAGGCCCCGGTGCGCAGCAGATTCAG
It contains:
- a CDS encoding response regulator — encoded protein: MTLSFHYLLIDDSLHDQLLAQEAFDQLCPDCRLTCAASGEEALNLLRTGACQPDVILLDINMPGMNGFEVLEAMKDDARLSTIPIVMLSTSNAQDDIRKAYTLHASSYLAKSASFEGFLDQIETFLKYWQASRLSSG